From Brassica oleracea var. oleracea cultivar TO1000 chromosome C3, BOL, whole genome shotgun sequence, a single genomic window includes:
- the LOC106330429 gene encoding uncharacterized protein LOC106330429, with protein MDNKSATAAEADPSVIEATTHLEEVNREPKDVLEKHKKDMAEKKISDVMEILQGVADRLQKMEEKMDSRLQKMEEKVDLLISSFSVKAEADNMSIDQFSFGQESGERYSNDRFGRFSDGPGQEPYNRFLFGPGPGQETYDGFGRVFDGRGRGQETDDRFGCFFDGPGRGQETDDRFGRFFNGRGRALNVGGRLRGGRCGGQGYCGTC; from the coding sequence ATGGACAATAAGTCTGCCACCGCTGCTGAAGCAGATCCTTCTGTGATCGAAGCCACAACGCATCTAGAGGAAGTTAACAGAGAGCCGAAAGATGTTTTGGAGAAACATAAGAAAGACATGGCTGAGAAGAAAATATCTGATGTGATGGAGATATTGCAAGGAGTGGCTGATCGTCTTCAGAAGATGGAAGAAAAGATGGATAGTCGTCTTCAAAAGATGGAAGAAAAGGTGGATTTGTTGATCTCATCGTTTAGTGTAAAAGCGGAGGCAGATAACATGTCTATCGATCAATTCTCTTTTGGCCAGGAATCTGGTGAAAGGTATAGTAATGACCGTTTTGGTCGTTTTTCAGATGGTCCTGGTCAGGAGCCTTATAATCGGTTTTTATTTGGTCCTGGTCCTGGTCAGGAGACCTATGACGGTTTTGGTCGTGTTTTCGATGGTCGTGGTCGTGGTCAGGAGACCGATGACCGTTTTGGTTGTTTTTTCGATGGTCCTGGTCGTGGTCAGGAAACCGATGACCGTTTTGGTCGTTTCTTCAACGGACGTGGCCGTGCTCTTAATGTTGGTGGTCGTTTAAGAGGTGGTCGTTGTGGCGGTCAAGGCTACTGTGGCACTTGTTGA
- the LOC106331539 gene encoding transcription factor MYB32, which translates to MGRSPCCEKEHMNKGAWTKEEDERLVSYIKSHGEGCWRSLPRAAGLLRCGKSCRLRWINYLRPDLKRGNFTRDEDEVIINLHSLIGNKWSLIAARLPGRTDNEIKNYWNTHIKRKLLSKGIDPNTHRSINAGKVSDSKKTEDQVVKDVSFGYLFDKTEKSEEQKQNKKQKQNLINGLVCKEERVEHHPAVVVQEIFCPNLNLELRISPPWHNKNHDDNTREKSTTYTTSRLYVQNGMESSSDTAKCQTEDSSSISHSSLDISSISSVGYDFLGLNTRFMDFRSLEMN; encoded by the exons ATGGGAAGATCTCCCTGCTGCGAGAAAGAACACATGAACAAAGGTGCTTGGACTAAAGAAGAAGACGAGAGACTCGTCTCTTACATCAAATCCCACGGCGAAGGCTGCTGGCGATCTCTCCCTAGAGCCGCCGGTCTCCTCCGTTGCGGCAAGAGCTGCCGTCTCCGGTGGATCAACTATCTGCGGCCTGATCTCAAAAGAGGAAACTTCACCCGCGACGAAGATGAAGTTATCATCAATCTTCATAGCCTCATTGGCAACAA GTGGTCTTTAATTGCGGCAAGATTACCTGGAAGAACAGATAACGAGATAAAGAATTACTGGAACACGCATATAAAGAGGAAACTTTTGAGTAAAGGGATTGATCCCAACACTCACAGATCGATCAACGCAGGGAAAGTTTCTGATTCGAAGAAAACAGAGGACCAAGTTGTAAAAGATGTTTCTTTTGGGTATCTGTTTGATAAAACAGAAAAGTCCGAGGAGCAGAAGCAAAATAAAAAACAAAAGCAGAATCTAATCAATGGGTTAGTTTGCAAAGAAGAGAGGGTTGAGCATCACCCAGCTGTTGTTGTTCAAGAAATTTTTTGCCCAAATTTGAATCTCGAGCTTAGGATCAGTCCACCATGGCACAACAAGAATCATGATGATAATACAAGAGAGAAATCTACTACCTACACTACATCCCGTCTTTACGTGCAAAACGGCATGGAGTCTAGTAGTGATACTGCAAAATGTCAAACAGAGGATAGCAGTAGCATTAGCCATTCTTCACTCGACATTAGTAGTATTAGCAGCGTTGGTTATGACTTCTTGGGTTTGAATACGAGGTTTATGGATTTTCGGAGCTTGGAAATGAACTAA
- the LOC106328411 gene encoding L-ascorbate peroxidase 3, peroxisomal-like: MLTKKQDLITLSSFEPYIVSYISSSLSLSLKKDLRITMAALIVDAEYLKEIDKARRELRALIAKKNCAPIMLRLAWHDAGTYDAESKTGGPNGSIRNEAEYSHGANSGLKIALDLCEDVKTKHPKISYADLYQLAGVVAVEVTGGPDISFVPGRKDSNACTDEGRLPDANQGSKHLKDVFHRMGLSDKDIVALSGAHTLGMAHPERSGFDGQWTQDPLKFDNSYFVELLKEDESDGLLKLSTDKSLLEAPEFRQYVELYAKDEDVFFRDYAESHKKLSELGFTPTSTVTMAITDCTALAHTAVGVAVAAAVVAFSYLYEIRRKMK; encoded by the exons ATGTTAACTAAAAAACAAGATTTGATTACATTATCTTCCTTTGAACCATATATTGTTTCTTATATATCTTCATCTCTCTCTCTCTCTCTCAAAAAAGACTTAAGAATAACAATGGCGGCACTCATCGTTGACGCGGAGTACCTCAAGGAAATCGACAAGGCTCGCCGTGAACTCCGTGCTCTCATCGCCAAGAAGAACTGCGCTCCGATCATGCTCCGTTTGGC GTGGCATGATGCTGGAACCTATGATGCTGAATCCAAGACCGGTGGACCTAATGGCTCCATTAGGAACGAAGCAGAGTATAGTCATGGTGCCAACAGCGGTTTGAAGATAGCGCTTGATCTCTGTG AGGACGTGAAAACGAAGCATCCCAAGATCAGTTATGCGGACCTGTACCAG CTTGCTGGTGTGGTAGCAGTTGAAGTGACTGGTGGACCTGACATCAGTTTTGTTCCCGGCAGAAAA GATTCAAATGCATGCACGGACGAAGGAAGACTTCCTGATGCTAATCAAG GTTCCAAACATCTGAAAGATGTCTTCCACCGGATGGGACTGTCTGACAAAGATATTGTGGCACTGTCAGGGGCACATACTCTG GGAATGGCTCATCCAGAGAGATCAGGTTTTGACGGACAATGGACTCAAGATCCTCTCAAGTTTGATAACTCATACTTTGT GGAATTGCTGAAAGAAGATGAATCAGATGGCTTGCTGAAACTTTCAACGGACAAGTCTTTGTTGGAAGCCCCGGAGTTCCGTCAATATGTTGAGCTTTACGCAAAG GACGAAGATGTATTCTTCAGAGACTATGCAGAGTCACACAAGAAACTTTCAGAACTTGGATTCACACCAACGTCTACAGTCACTATGGCGATAACAGACTGCACCGCACTGGCACATACTGCAGTCGGAGTCGCGGTGGCTGCTGCTGTTGTGGCCTTTAGCTACTTATATGAAATTCGCAGAAAGATGAAGTAG
- the LOC106332136 gene encoding beta-galactosidase 13 — protein MRIHSSNHPWLLLAILVVLLCFPGALSSKDEEKTTSKNTKKEVTYDGTSLIINGKRELLYSGSIHYPRSTPDMWPKIIKRAKQGGLNTIQTYVFWNFHELEQGKFNFSGRADLVKFIKLIEKNGMYVTLRLGPFIQAEWTHGGLPYWLREIPGIFFRTDNKPFKEHTERYVRVILDMMKEEKLFAPQGGPIILGQIENEYSAVQRAYKNDGSNYIKWASKLVHSMNLGIPWVMCKQNDAPDPMINACNGRHCGDTFPGPNRDHKPSLWTENWTTQFRVYGDPPVQRSVEDIAFSVARFFSKNGSHVNYYMYHGGTNFGRTSAHYVTTRYYDDAPLDEYGLEKEPKYGHLKHLHNALNLCKKALLWGQSRTEKPGKDTEIRYYEQPGTKVCAAFLANNNTESAEIIKFRGKEYVIPPRSISILPDCKTVVYSTGEIVSHHTARNYMKSKKANKANKKFDFKVFTETVPQELKGDSYVPVELYGLAKDESDYGWYTTNFKIDDSDFKKKGGKPTVRVASLGHALHVWLNGEYLGNGHGSHDEKSFVFQKPVALKEGDNHLTMLGVLTGFPDSGSYLEHRFTGPRSVSISGLSSGPMDLTEKSKWGNKVGMEGEKLDIHTEKGLKKVKWEKFSGKAPGLTWYQTYFDAPESLSPAAIRMNGMGKGLIWVNGEGVGRYWMSFLSPLGQSTQIEYHIPRSFLKPKKNLLVIFEEEPNVKPELIDFVIVNRDTVCSYIGEEFTPSVRHWTRKNDNVQAITDDVQLTANLKCSGTKKISAVEFASFGNPDGICGNFTRGSCHAPVTKQVVEKYCLGKAECVIPVNKSTFQEDKKDSCPKVVKTLAVQVKCGRPKKN, from the exons ATGAGAATACATTCTTCTAATCATCCGTGGCTTTTACTAGCCATTCTCGTTGTTCTCCTCTGCTTTCCTGGAGCTCTCTCAAGCAAGGACGAGGAGAAGACAACCTCGAAGAACACGAAGAAAGAAGTAACTTATGATGGAACGTCTTTGATCATCAATGGAAAAAGAGAATTGCTTTACTCTGGCTCCATACATTATCCTCGTAGCACTCCTGAT ATGTGGCCCAAGATTATTAAGAGAGCAAAACAAGGTGGTTTGAACACGATTCAAACATATGTTTTTTGGAATTTTCATGAGCTTGAACAGGGGAAG TTCAATTTTTCGGGTAGAGCCGATTTGGTGAAGTTTATAAAATTGATTGAGAAGAATGGTATGTACGTAACCTTGAGACTTGGACCATTCATTCAGGCTGAATGGACTCACGG AGGACTTCCTTACTGGCTTAGAGAAATTCCCGGGATCTTCTTCCGTACAGACAATAAACCATTCAAG GAACATACAGAGAGGTATGTTAGGGTGATACTTGATATGATGAAGGAGGAGAAGCTTTTTGCTCCACAAGGAGGCCCCATCATATTAGGACAG ATAGAGAATGAGTATAGTGCGGTTCAACGTGCATATAAAAACGATGGATCAAACTACATTAAGTGGGCATCTAAATTGGTACATTCTATGAATTTGGGGATCCCATGGGTTATGTGTAAGCAAAATGATGCTCCTGATCCTATG ATCAACGCCTGTAATGGAAGACATTGTGGTGATACATTCCCTGGTCCCAACAGAGACCACAAGCCATCTTTATGGACAGAGAATTGGACTACTCA GTTCCGTGTTTATGGCGATCCTCCGGTGCAACGATCTGTAGAAGATATCGCCTTTTCTGTAGCCCGGTTCTTTTCCAAGAATGGAAGCCATGTTAACTACTACATG TATCATGGAGGTACTAACTTTGGAAGAACCTCTGCTCATTATGTAACCACTCGTTACTATGATGATGCACCTCTTGATGAATACG GATTGGAAAAGGAGCCTAAGTACGGTCATCTAAAACATCTTCACAACGCACTTAACTTGTGCAAGAAGGCACTTCTCTGGGGCCAATCTCGAACTGAGAAGCCTGGCAAAGACACAGAG ATAAGATACTACGAGCAGCCTGGAACTAAAGTTTGTGCAGCGTTTCTAGCTAACAATAACACAGAATCTGCAGAAATAATCAAATTCAGGGGCAAGGAATACGTTATACCGCCTCGTTCCATCAGTATTCTCCCTGACTGCAAAACTGTTGTGTATAGCACCGGAGAG ATTGTCTCTCATCACACTGCAAGGAACTATATGAAGTCAAAGAAGGCAAATAAGGCAAATAAGAAGTTTGATTTCAAAGTGTTCACCGAGACCGTTCCACAGGAGCTTAAAGGTGATTCTTATGTCCCTGTTGAGCTCTATGGCTTGGCCAAAGACGAGTCTGATTACGGATGGTACACAACAAA CTTCAAGATAGATGACAGTGACTTTAAGAAGAAAGGAGGCAAGCCTACTGTGAGGGTTGCTAGTCTTGGCCACGCGTTGCATGTCTGGCTCAATGGAGAATACCTTG GAAACGGACATGGTAGCCATGATGAGAAGAGTTTCGTCTTTCAGAAGCCGGTTGCACTAAAAGAAGGAGATAACCACCTTACCATGCTAGGGGTTTTAACAGGATTTCCA GACAGTGGGTCTTATCTGGAGCATAGATTCACAGGTCCACGTAGTGTTTCCATCTCAGGGTTGAGCTCTGGACCAATGGATCTCACTGAGAAAAGCAAATGGGGAAACAAG GTGGGTATGGAAGGCGAAAAGCTCGATATTCACACCGAGAAAGGATTGAAGAAGGTTAAGTGGGAGAAATTCTCAGGAAAAGCACCAGGACTTACATGGTACCAG ACATACTTTGATGCGCCAGAAAGCCTAAGCCCTGCAGCAATTAGGATGAATGGAATGGGAAAGGGTTTGATTTGGGTTAACGGAGAAGGTGTTGGTCGATATTGGATGTCGTTTTTATCTCCTTTAGGCCAGTCAACACAAATCGAGTATCATATCCCTAGGTCTTTCTTGAAGCCCAAGAAAAATCTTCTGGTTATATTCGAGGAAGAACCAAATGTGAAGCCAGAGCTTATCGATTTTGTCATCGTCAATAGAGACACTGTGTGTTCTTACATCGGAGAAGAATTCACTCCTAGTGTCCGACACTGGACTAGGAAGAATGATAATGTCCAGGCCATCACTGATGACGTGCAGCTCACGGCTAATCTCAAATGTTCCGGCACTAAGAAGATCTCCGCAGTTGAATTTGCTAGCTTCGGAAACCCTGATGGGATTTGTGGAAACTTCACCCGGGGATCTTGCCATGCTCCTGTCACTAAACAAGTCGTCGAGAAG TATTGTTTGGGTAAAGCAGAATGTGTGATTCCGGTTAACAAGAGCACCTTCCAGGAAGATAAAAAGGATTCATGTCCCAAAGTTGTGAAGACGCTTGCTGTGCAAGTCAAGTGTGGCCGTCCAAAGAAGAACTAA